From a single Maylandia zebra isolate NMK-2024a linkage group LG3, Mzebra_GT3a, whole genome shotgun sequence genomic region:
- the ccnb1ip1 gene encoding E3 ubiquitin-protein ligase CCNB1IP1, translating into MSICDDTLLCNFPKCRAKLSAFAWVTACSHVFCDQHGSEKFSCSPVICPACSSALSGKLDIVRMELSPSEEYKAMVLTGLRPDIVLDISSRALAFWSYQVHQERIYQEYSLSQAESQLKQMEKVLTQQNQSRELELTALKGEIASLKKMMDEYKRNYSEVSEKLMQRNRQYQKLQGLYDSLRMRSMVVGAGERHTEQQMGHQDYNADNNAGVARHATPQRSPPFLSLGPEGDSRFLSVLEADGGKTFFQFSSPGRDKCRPFIRRH; encoded by the exons ATGTCCATCTGCGATGACACCCTCCTGTGTAATTTCCCAAAGTGTCGCGCTAAGCTGAGCGCCTTCGCTTGGGTCACAGCGTGCTCACATGTTTTCTGTGATCAGCACGGATCTGAGAAGTTCAGCTGTTCTCCAGTCATCTGCCCTGCATGCTCGTCTGCACTGTCTGGAAAGCTGGACATTGTGAGGATGGAGCTGTCGCCCTCTGAGGAGTATAAAGCGATGGTGCTGACAGGTCTGCGACCAGACATAGTGCTGGACATCAGTTCCCGTGCTCTGGCCTTCTGGAGCTATCAG GTGCATCAAGAGCGTATCTATCAAGAGTACAGTCTGTCACAGGCCGAATCACAGCTGAAGCAGATGGAGAAGGTGCTTACTCAGCAGAACCAGAGCAGAGAACTGGAGCTTACCGCCTTGAAAGGAGAAATCGCCTCCCTGAAGAAA ATGATGGACGAGTACAAGAGGAATTACAGCGAGGTGTCTGAGAAGCTGATGCAGAGAAACCGGCAGTACCAGAAACTACAGGGGCTGTACGACTCTCTGAGGATGCGTAGCATGGTGGTGGGTGCTGGAGAAAGACATACAGAGCAACAAATGGGACATCAAGACTACAACGCTGATAATAATGCCG GGGTGGCTCGGCATGCGACTCCTCAGAGGAGCCCTCCGTTCCTGTCCCTCGGCCCTGAAGGGGACAGTCGATTCTTGTCCGTCCTGGAGGCTGATGGAGGAAAGACCTTCTTCCAGTTCAGCTCCCCTGGCAGGGATAAATGCCGGCCCTTCATCAGGAGGCACTGA
- the si:ch211-212k18.5 gene encoding uncharacterized protein si:ch211-212k18.5, with translation MSRRKQKRPQHLVNADPGGPRLQSHDDHLGLKSPSTSLGSEVTSSGSSSSSSPTSLQDCQPPLAPRPSPGGLHAPSLPSESSPPPHWPSHIAPFTTSLPNTHSSLSPDFPHPSLSSQTHSPPPLGQTSGSHSQGNSHSTMTSPQTGSSATTTTSTSSSSSSSQCVPPHRESSSPGQQQATSSPGEQGQSQVPPTLAVLLEELRVLQQRQIHQMQITEEICRHVLRLGGAVFGQDNNAQASGTESNLKPNGAASSSPTHPSTATPVTTASSLLTGLPSALFPQPAVSKSGASHNNSSRAASSSTSSSLLSSSSSSLSSTISSSVASLHPLSLSLGLPPRYLHEKSSNTSSFAHSNGVSFPTPSLPPTSHPQDLQSSSSLTSASSSGRPQHICRFCGKVLSSDSSLQIHLRSHTGERPYQCPVCLSRFTTRGNLKAHFLRHREQNPELSLSLLPPALSEQTQGGSATGSIQRRRKRRADDDETFNAVKGSVPGITESMALGFLSSGSARASPSSLPLPPSVDMALLSTAHSLLQLNRASAAAAASASSSVLPSSSSSSSSSVGSQFKGAKQQRFDENTPPHSSLHSASPYSQLAHLPKILFPGGTSPHHLALLRPPGHPSTSHLTSPHQLPFPFPPFPKPSASSPSSSSPTTSTSDTSKLQRLVQKLEKQPHPGVSSSSSASSPSTSSHTTTEANGDTHGHDLTTTSSAYRREMLAALGLSPSANAAGSETSQGSGATRTTPSLPAVQAANQCGVCLRVLSCPRALRLHQATHLGERPFPCKLCGRSFSTKGSLRAHLATHRARPPNSRALNSCPLCPRKFTNALVLQHHIRLHLGGQIPPDEDVPPEDAAEMDSGVFDDGENDSISSQSKTQLLPLALTTGTKSQIDALSSGSTFKQSAANDTTSVKTEESERSTSSVSPPLTHNLTSAGPEDSIPADSSLVNGSMSSEEETHTDLGSPFKAPPALANGDSEGDDVPLSLCISKPGAENDLPHRGVNHDEESSTDKPTITPDSNPTANPVPSLPPPVSPTAIPEADEACGSAPHESQERDAAHSKGKSETLRESLSGLDTELEKDTPEKPSADAEPSVPAASAPTPAPTPHTQPHRPEKPYSCSHCGKAYASRSGLKGHMKTHPGVLTSTPSKAQTNDNDFAEDRKNAAQQDEKQGLLKSPEKGDSTDPLPNSVGCDAADEAMDTTA, from the exons ATGTCACGCCGGAAACAGAAGAGACCCCAGCATCTCGTTAACGCGGATCCAGGGGGCCCGAGGCTGCAGTCGCACG ATGACCATCTGGGCTTAAAGTCACCATCCACATCTCTCGGCTCAGAAGTGACCTCATCAggatcctcctcctcctcatcccccACATCTCTTCAAGACTGCCAGCCGCCTCTGGCCCCTCGCCCATCCCCTGGAGGGCTCCACGCGCCCTCCTTACCCAGCGAGAGCTCACCTCCTCCCCACTGGCCCAGCCACATCGCCCCCTTCACAACATCTCTTCCCAACACCCACTCCTCCCTCTCCCCGGACTTCCCTCACCCGTCGCTGTCTTCCCAAACTCACTCGCCTCCCCCCCTGGGTCAGACCTCTGGTTCCCACAGCCAAGGGAACTCTCACTCCACCATGACCTCCCCGCAGACTGGAAGTTCAGCCACCACCActacctccacctcctcttcctcctcctcttctcaaTGTGTTCCACCTCACCGTGAAAGCTCAAGTCCAGGTCAACAGCAGGCCACCAGCTCACCAGGGGAGCAGGGACAGAGCCAGGTCCCTCCCACACTGGCGGTGCTCTTAGAGGAGCTGAGGGTTTTACAACAGCGCCAAATCCACCAGATGCAGATAACAGAAGAGATCTGCAGGCACGTTCTGAGGCTTGGAGGAGCTGTCTTTGGCCAGGACAACAATGCACAAGCCAGCGGAACGGAAAGCAACCTGAAACCTAACGGAGCAGCATCTTCATCCCCAACGCATCCTTCCACTGCCACTCCAGTCACCACAGCCTCGTCACTTTTGACTGGCCTTCCATCAGCTCTCTTCCCTCAACCGGCTGTCTCCAAGTCAGGCGCTTcacacaacaacagcagcagagctgCATCTTCCTCTACCTCGTCCTCATTATTatcttcttcttcctcatctCTTTCATCCACTATTAGCTCCTCTGTTGCCTCCCTACACCCCTTGTCCCTGTCGCTGGGCCTGCCACCGCGCTACCTCCATGAAAAATCGTCTAACACCTCTTCATTCGCTCACAGTAATGGCGTCAGCTTCCCAACTCCTTCACTTCCTCCCACCAGCCATCCCCAGGACCTCCAGTCCAGCTCCTCTCTTACCTCTGCCTCCTCATCAGGACGCCCTCAGCACATCTGCCGCTTTTGTGGGAAGGTGCTGAGCAGCGACTCGTCCCTGCAGATCCACCTGAGGTCCCACACAGGGGAAAGGCCCTACCAGTGTCCAGTCTGCCTGAGCCGTTTTACAACCAGGGGGAACCTTAAAGCTCATTTCCTGCGACACAGAGAGCAGAACCCAGAGCTGTCGCTCTCCCTGCTGCCTCCAGCGCTGTCAGAGCAAACGCAGGGCGGATCGGCCACAGGGAGCATCCAGAGGAGGCGCAAACGGcgagctgatgatgatgaaacatttAACGCGGTGAAAGGAAGTGTTCCCGGCATCACAGAGAGCATGGCTTTAGGATTCCTGTCCAGTGGCTCGGCTCGGGCCTCGCCTTCCTCCCTACCTCTGCCCCCCTCTGTGGACATGGCTCTGCTGTCCACAGCTCATTCGCTGCTACAGCTGAACAGAGCTTCAGCGGCAGCCGCTGCAAGCGCATCCAGCAGTGTGCTCCCGTCTTCCTCTTCGTCATCTTCGTCCTCTGTGGGCAGCCAGTTTAAAGGAGCAAAGCAGCAGCGCTTTGACGAAAACACTCCTCCTCACTCGAGCCTCCATTCAGCCTCGCCGTACTCCCAGCTGGCTCACCTGCCTAAGATTCTCTTCCCTGGAGGTACCTCCCCTCACCACCTCGCGCTTCTCCGACCACCGGGACACCCATCCACCTCCCACCTCACTTCGCCTCATCAGCTACCTTTCCCTTTCCCACCTTTCCCCAAACCATctgcctcctccccctcctcatcCTCTCCCACTACCTCTACCTCTGATACATCCAAGTTGCAGCGGCTGGTACAGAAGCTTGAAAAGCAGCCTCACCCAGgtgtctcctcctcttcttctgcctCTTCGCCCTCCACCTCCTCACACACCACTACTGAAGCCAACGGAGACACCCATGGCCACGACCTGACCACCACCTCCAGTGCCTACCGCAGGGAAATGTTGGCGGCTCTTGGACTGAGTCCTAGTGCTAATGCTGCAGGATCAGAGACAAGCCAGGGTTCGGGCGCTACTAGAACTACCCCATCTCTCCCCGCCGTCCAGGCTGCTAATCAGTgtggtgtgtgtttgcgtgttctTAGCTGCCCCAGAGCTCTTCGCTTGCACCAGGCCACACATTTGGGAGAGCGCCCGTTCCCTTGTAAGCTTTGTGGTCGTTCCTTCTCAACAAAGGGCAGCCTTAGGGCCCACCTGGCCACTCACCGTGCGAGGCCGCCCAATAGCCGTGCCCTGAACTCCTGCCCGCTGTGCCCACGCAAGTTCACCAATGCCCTGGTTCTTCAGCACCACATCCGCTTGCACCTCGGAGGACAGATTCCGCCCGATGAAGATGTTCCCCCCGAAGATGCTGCAGAAATGGACAGTGGCGTCTTTGATGATGGTGAGAATGACTCCATTAGCTCCCAATCTAAAACACAGCTCCTTCCTTTGGCCTTAACAACAGGCACCAAGTCTCAAATTGATGCTCTAAGCTCAGGGTCCACTTTTAAGCAATCTGCAGCTAATGACACCACATCTGTGAAGACAGAGGAATCAGAGCGCTCCACGTCCAGTGTTAGCCCACCTCTGACCCATAACCTCACTTCAGCAGGGCCAGAGGACAGCATCCCAGCTGACAGTAGCCTGGTGAATGGCTCCATGTCCTCTGAGGAGGAGACCCACACTGACCTGGGCAGCCCTTTCAAAGCACCCCCAGCTTTGGCAAATGGAGATTCAGAGGGTGACGACgtccccctttctctctgcattTCAAAGCCTGGTGCAGAAAATGATCTGCCACACAGAGGCGTTAATCATGATGAAGAGTCCTCGACAGATAAACCCACAATAACTCCTGATAGTAACCCCACTGCAAATCCCGTACCTTCACTCCCCCCTCCTGTCAGCCCCACAGCTATCCCAGAAGCAGATGAGGCCTGTGGCAGTGCACCACATGAGTCACAGGAACGAGATGCTGCCCACAGTAAAGGGAAAAGTGAAACACTCAGAGAGTCTTTGTCTGGGTTGGACACAGAGCTGGAGAAGGACACTCCAGAAAAGCCTTCTGCGGATGCTGAGCCCTCGGTCccagcagcatcagcaccaacaccagcaccaacaccacacacacagcctcATCGCCCAGAGAAACCCTACAGCTGCTCCCACTGTGGAAAGGCTTACGCTAGCCGGAGCGGACTTAAG GGTCATATGAAGACCCACCCCGGCGTGCTGACCAGTACCCCCTCCAAGGCTCAAACCAATGACAATGACTTTGCGGAGGATCGTAAAAACGCCGCACAGCAGGATGAAAAGCAGGGATTGCTTAAATCCCCCGAGAAAGGCGACAGCACAGATCCTCTGCCGAACAGCGTCGGCTGTGACGCGGCAGACGAGGCTATGGACACCACCGCGTAG